ACAGAGCAACACTCCTTCCGTCTCGCCGCAAAAGCGGCGGCGATCCACCTCCCTCGGAGAGGGAGGCTGTAAGGGCAAAGTCAAAAGCTGAACCGCAATTTATCCCCTTTCCTCACCTAAGAAAATATGACTATTAGTGATACGTATGCCCTGCGAAGAGGGCGCGCGGGCTTGACAAGGTTTTCAGAGTGTCTGACAATGTAGTCGGAATCCTAATACGAACTCTTCTGGAGGCGGCTTATATGTACAAAATCGTTTTGATAAGACATGGAGAGAGCGCGTGGAATAAAGAGAACCGCTTTACGGGGTGGCAGGACGTGCCCCTTTCGGAGAAGGGACTCGCCGAGGCGAAGGCCGCGGGCGAGCTGCTGAAAAAAGAGGGCTACGTCTTTGACAAGGCCTATACCTCGGTGCTGCGCCGCGCGATAAAGACGCTCTGGTGCGTGCTTGAGGAGACGGACCTCATGTGGATACCGGTCGAGAAGTCGTGGCGGCTCAACGAGCGCCATTACGGCGCGCTGCAGGGGCTCAACAAGGCGGAGACGGCGGCGGAGTACGGTGACGAGCAGGTGAAGATCTGGCGCCGCAGCTATGCCACACGCCCGCCGCTTCTTACAAAGGACGACGAACGCTGGCCGGGCCATGATAGCCGCTACGCCTCGCTCTCGCCGGCGGAGCTGCCACTCGGCGAGTGTCTGGAGGATACCGTGGCGCGCGTAGTCCCCTACTGGCGGGAGGTCATCGCCCCCGAGGTCAGGGCTGGCAAGCGGCTGATAATCGCGGCGCACGGCAACAGTCTGCGCGCGCTGGTGAAGTATCTTGACGACGTATCGGAGAAGGACATCCTGGAGCTGAACATCCCCACGGGCGTACCGCTCGTCTACGAACTTGACGAAGAGCTCAAGCCGATCAGGCACTATTACCTCGGCGACGCTGAGGCGATCGCCGCCGCACAGGCCGCCGTGGCAAAGCAGGGCTCGGCGAAAAAGTAACGGCACGGACTGATATCGATCCATACGGGCAGGGCGGAGCCTATACGGCTCCGCCCCTCGTGTTGTTACGCGTCGACGGCATAGCCGCCATTTTTACTCAATACCGTCTGCCGTTATTTTTTTCGTTTCCAGGCGGCGAGCGGCACTAGGGCTGCCAGCGCAAGCAGCGCAAAACCGGCGGAACAACCGCCGCCACCTGAACCTCCGCTCCTCGTCCGGCTGGCGTTGTAGACATTCAGCAGGCCATATTTTGAATAGCCCTCACGCAGCACGTTTTCCGCACCATTCATCAGCATCATTTTTATCTCGTTCGCGGATTTGTCGGGATAGACGGCGCAAAGCAGCGCCGCCGCGCCCGCCACCATCGGCGTAGCCATCGAGGTGCCGCTCCAGCTGGCGTATCTGGTTCTGTTATATTCCCTGCTGCCGGCGTAGCTGCACATGGGAGTCGTGCTCATTATATTGTCGCCGGGGGCCATGATATCCACCCATTTACCGCTGGAGCTGTAATTGGAACCAGAAGTTGTCTCCAATCCGTCATGTTCGTTCGAAGCACCGACGGTTATCGTATTTTCAAACCGGAAGCAGGCGGGATAAACCAGCTCGCCCTCGTGATCTACAGGATTATCTATGTCCTGTTCATCATTCCCAGCTGAGATACATACGATAATACCAGCGTCACTTGCCCGTTTTACCGACTGTGCGAACGGATCAGTATCCTGATCCACTGCTTCCAGCCAGCCGCCCAGAGACATATTCGCGACGCGGATATTAAGGCCGTAAGTCCTTTTAAGCTCCACTATATAGTCCAGCCCGCCAATGATATCGGCGAGCTTAGCACTCGTATCAAAAAATTTTTGGTTATTTTCATCGTATTTCTCCACCACGGAAAAAACTCCCACCGGCAGTATTTTCACCCTCCAGTTGATTCCCGTTACGCCTATTTCGTTGTTTCCCACCGCGCCGATGATCCCCGAGACATGCGTGCCGTGGCCGCCGACATCGCCGACCGTCGCATAATCGACCTCGCTCAGGTCTTTGATCGTGACGTCGCAAGAGGGCGTTCCGCTTCTGACAATCTTGGTAACGCTCCCGTTATCGTGAAACATTCTTCCATATGTACCATCCGGCAGTATTCCGCTGATGTTAGCCGCGAGGTCTGGATGATCGTAGATAGCTCCCATATCGAGCACCGCGACATACACCTCCTCGGAACCTACCGAGGCATTCTCCCACACCTCCGGCGCCTTTATCCGCTTAGGCCCCCACTGCTTGTTCCACAGCGCGTCATCCGGCGTTTTGCCATGCGCCTTCATCTTGTAGTTTTTCGTTACGCCGATCACGTCGGGGTTCCCCTTGAGCGACAAAATCAATTCGTCCGCCGTCTTCGTCTGCGAAGAGAGAAGAACGATGCTCCGTCCGCTGCCGGCGGTCAGCGCTGGATAGCTTCTCCGTGAAACCGCGCCCACGCTCTTCGCAAGCGCCGCGGCCTTCGCCGCGGAGCCTTCTCTAGCCGCGGCGCTCAAGGCTGAGCCGGTCATATTCGAGTCGCGTGTAAGCACAATGACCTCGTTCTCCACATAGTCGGCTCCGTAGGCGACGGAACAGAATAAGAGGATCATTATAGATAAAAACAGCGTTCGCAGGTTATTCCTCATAAGGTATCTCCCTTTCATTTCAGCTCTTGAAATATACACAACACACCGAGAACCCTCTTTAATACCAATAAATTGATTCACCCAAACACCCCGCCGCTCCATGCCTCTAACCTTTCTTAAGAATAAGAAACTCCACATAACAAGGCGGGATTCCATTTTTGTGGTTGTTTACGCCCCTTTAATCCTTTTAGTAAATAATTAGTGTTAACTATGATACCATAAAGATTGCGAACCCATAATTTCGGCACTGCCAATTTTTATTTTTTCTCCAATCGGCATTGCGTTTTTATTTTTATAATTGGATAATATTGACAGAGATAAAGGAGGATGGCCTATGCTCTTTCACGAAAAACTTTCCCTGCTCAAAGAGGCGCTCGGCGTCACCAGTTCGGCGCTCGCGCGCAGCTCTGGGCTCGACGCTTCGTGTATCTGCCGCTACCTCGGAGCTAAAACCCAGCCGCCGCGCTACGGCAAGGCGGTGTCCAATATCGCCGCCGGCGCGGCGAAGCTCGCGGTGGACGACAAGCGGGTGCGGGAGCTCAGAAAAAAGATCGGGGCGTACAAAGAGGAGATGCTTCAAGAGGCGCTCGTACGCTGGCTCAACGCCGCCGATTCGTCCCTCAAGGAAAGAAAACACCAGCAGCCGCGCAAACCGCTCCGCGGCATGAAGAAAAAGCTGATCGCCGACACGGCGCAGCGGCTCGACCTGCTGATGGAGACCTTCAAGACCTCAAACGCTGCGCTTGCCCGCTATGTGAACGTCGACGGCTCCTCGATCTCCCGCTACCGCAGAGGCAGGCGCGGCGTAGGGCTCGAAGACCCGGTGCTGCGCGATATCTGCCGTTACTTCGCCTTCATCTGCCGCTCCCAGGGCATCCCCAAGGAGCTGTCGGAGGAGATAAACGTCTCGCCTGACGAGGCCGCCAATGAGGAATACATGACGGCGAAGCTCTTCGCCTGGTTCCGCGAGGCCGGTTCCGCGGAACATACGCGCCACCTGCTGCAGGGCATAGACTCCGCGGAGACACAGGATCTCTCCTTCCGCGCAAAGATCGAAAAGACGGAGAGCACGAGACTCACCGAAGAGATATCCTACGGCGCGGACGGGGTCTACTCCGCCTTCCTTAAATTCATGAAGATGATCCTCGCGAGCAAAGAGCCGCTCAATATCCACATCTGCGCCTCCGATTTCAGCTGGTTCGCCTGCGCGCCGCGCTTCCGCGACGACTGGAAGGCGCTTATGCAGGATATCCTCTCCCGCGGGCACCGGATAAAGATAATCCACAACCTCAATCTCGACGCGGACGAGATGTTCAGCGCCGCTGAGTCGTGGATACCGCTCTACATCTCAGGACAGGTGGAACCCTATTACCTCACCTGCCCCAACCGCTCTCTCTTCTGTGAATATGCCGGCGCGGCGGAGGGGCTCTGCTCGATGCGCTTCTCCTGCTTCAAGGGCAAGGAGGACGAGGTGACGGCCTTCTTCTCAAGGAGCCGCGACAAGGCCGCCTTCGTAAAGAGCCAGTTCGACGACCTGCTGACCCTCGCAAAGCCGCTCGTAAAGATATACAAGAGGGAAAATGCCGCGGAGCTGCGCCACGATATTGAAAACAACCGCGCGGCGGCGGGCGGCGACATCATCAAGCTAATGCACCGGCTCTCGCTGGAATCGATGCCCGAGCATCTCGCAAAACAGATATTTGAGAGGACGATAGCCGACAAGGCCGCGGAAGATGAGATGATGAAATATTATCACGCCAGAAGGCGGGCCTTTCTAAGTTCGCTCTCGGAGGTCAATGTCACCGAGATATATCCAGAATACTCACCGGAGGATATCGCCGAAGGATGCGTCGGACTGTACACTCCCTGGCTGCCGTGCCGCAGAGAGATCTTCTACACCCCCGAAGAGTTTGCGGAACATACAAAGGCCATCGAGCGCCTCACGCAGGAGCGCGCGAACTACCGCTGCGTCATGCGCCCCGACCTCCCATTCAAAAACATCGACATCGTATCAAAGGAGGGAGAAGCCACCTACGTGGTGAAAAACGACGAGCCGCTCGCCGCCTTCTCCTTTCTGCACTCCTATATGAACTACGTCATCGACAGATATCTGCGGCGGTATGTCCCATAAGGCAGATTCTTACCTTACTTAAACTTACGCCGGAGGCGCAGGATAAACAATAAAGGGGAAGGCTGTCACGCCTCCCCCTCTTATTTTACATCTATTTATTTATATTGGCTGTTACCTTTTCTTCCGCCATACCAGCGGCAGCAGGGCGAGGAGCGCAAGCGCTCCGAGGCCCGCGCCGCATCCTCCGCCTGAACCGCCGCCGCTGTTCTCGGCGGAGTCCCAGAGGACCTTATACTGGCTAGTGGGATCGTGCTGCTCCGAGGCGAAGAGATAGGGTGAGAAGGCCCGCACCGCTACGCCGTTGCCGTAGTCACAGTTCTTCGGGTCATAGACGAAGCTGAAGGTATGGCTCTCGCCCTGTTTCAGCAGCGGAAGTTCCGAGGCTCCGAGAATCGAGCTGAAGCTCTTGTTCTTTCCCGCGAATAGGGCGCAGCGCATCACCGGCAGATAAGAGATCTGCCGCTCCCCGCCGTTGACGAAAATCTTTCCGCCGGTGAATTCCACAGTGGCGTCGATACGCAGCTTTTTGCCGCGCGCCTTTTCGCTTAGCTGCGTCTCCGTATAGCTGATATTTCCTTTGGCGTCGCGCCTTATCTCATAGGCCTTGACCTCTTTTATCCTGATATCGGGACGTTCGGCCATCGCCGGCAAAGCCGGCGCCGATAGTTGGCGAGGGCCTGCGGCGCGGGACGCGGCAAGTCCCTGGAACGCCGTGGGATCATAGGCGCCGACAAGCACCCAGCCATGGTTATTATCCTTGTTGAGTTCCTCTCCCTCATATTCGACGACGGCATGGAGCCAGCCGAGTCCAGGCGTCTTGGGGGCGGTGAAGGTAAATTCCGCGTCGCCCCAGTTATCGCTGTCATCGGTTTTCGCCGTGCGGCCGAGTATACTTATCACATCGGAACCACATTCCTCATAGCCGTCGCCCACGGGGTCGGCGGAGGGATAATTCTTGCCGCCGTCTATCCACGGCTGGAAATAGAGTTTCACCTTTACCGCATCGGCGAGGATATCGACAAAGCTGTAGTTTATCACGCGCAGCACCACATTATAATCCTCTCCGACCTCCAGCAGCTTGGTCGAAAGGCCGTCGTAACTGCCAGTAGCGGCAGAGTCGCTGTC
The DNA window shown above is from Cloacibacillus sp. and carries:
- the gpmA gene encoding 2,3-diphosphoglycerate-dependent phosphoglycerate mutase — translated: MYKIVLIRHGESAWNKENRFTGWQDVPLSEKGLAEAKAAGELLKKEGYVFDKAYTSVLRRAIKTLWCVLEETDLMWIPVEKSWRLNERHYGALQGLNKAETAAEYGDEQVKIWRRSYATRPPLLTKDDERWPGHDSRYASLSPAELPLGECLEDTVARVVPYWREVIAPEVRAGKRLIIAAHGNSLRALVKYLDDVSEKDILELNIPTGVPLVYELDEELKPIRHYYLGDAEAIAAAQAAVAKQGSAKK
- a CDS encoding S8 family serine peptidase, encoding MILLFCSVAYGADYVENEVIVLTRDSNMTGSALSAAAREGSAAKAAALAKSVGAVSRRSYPALTAGSGRSIVLLSSQTKTADELILSLKGNPDVIGVTKNYKMKAHGKTPDDALWNKQWGPKRIKAPEVWENASVGSEEVYVAVLDMGAIYDHPDLAANISGILPDGTYGRMFHDNGSVTKIVRSGTPSCDVTIKDLSEVDYATVGDVGGHGTHVSGIIGAVGNNEIGVTGINWRVKILPVGVFSVVEKYDENNQKFFDTSAKLADIIGGLDYIVELKRTYGLNIRVANMSLGGWLEAVDQDTDPFAQSVKRASDAGIIVCISAGNDEQDIDNPVDHEGELVYPACFRFENTITVGASNEHDGLETTSGSNYSSSGKWVDIMAPGDNIMSTTPMCSYAGSREYNRTRYASWSGTSMATPMVAGAAALLCAVYPDKSANEIKMMLMNGAENVLREGYSKYGLLNVYNASRTRSGGSGGGGCSAGFALLALAALVPLAAWKRKK